From the genome of Mycobacterium sp. 050128, one region includes:
- a CDS encoding aminotransferase class I/II-fold pyridoxal phosphate-dependent enzyme, whose protein sequence is MPVQYSIAGTGAESIAANIEEGISSGALAPGDALPPVRDLAARLGVNANTAAAAYRLLRDRGAVETSGRRGTRVRHRPATTPRSLLSLDIPAGVRDLSTGNPDPALLPIAAVPLNDSRGHPVLYGEPAMSPELVAAARDALSADGVPADHLAVTSGALDGIERALTAHLRPGDRIAVEDPGWANLLDLIAALGLSVEPVRVDDDGPLLADVGRALSRGVRALVITTRAQNPTGAALSAQRAGELRALLTGRDVLVVEDDHCAGISGVPLHSLAGSSGHWAFVRSASKAYGPDLRVAVLAGDQRTVERVHGRLRLGPGWVSHLLQDLAVGLWSDDAAERLIHQAEQRYTDNRTRLCAALADRGIAAHGRSGLNVWIPVPDETVAITRLINSGWATAPGSRFRIATQAGIRVTIADLAEAEIDPLAESIAESMRSAGRSSV, encoded by the coding sequence GTGCCAGTGCAATACAGCATAGCCGGGACGGGTGCGGAGTCCATAGCCGCCAACATCGAAGAGGGAATCTCGAGTGGTGCCCTGGCGCCCGGCGACGCGCTGCCCCCGGTGCGCGACCTGGCCGCGCGACTCGGCGTGAACGCCAACACGGCTGCCGCGGCCTACCGCCTGCTGCGCGATCGCGGGGCCGTCGAAACCTCGGGCCGGCGAGGTACCCGGGTGCGCCACCGTCCCGCGACCACGCCGCGGTCGCTGCTCAGCCTGGACATCCCGGCGGGCGTGCGTGATTTGTCTACCGGCAACCCGGATCCCGCGCTGCTACCTATTGCTGCTGTGCCACTTAATGATTCGCGTGGACACCCGGTGCTGTACGGCGAGCCGGCCATGTCGCCGGAGCTGGTCGCCGCTGCCCGTGACGCGTTGAGCGCCGACGGCGTTCCGGCCGACCATCTCGCGGTGACCAGTGGGGCGCTGGACGGCATCGAGCGGGCGCTCACTGCGCATCTGCGCCCCGGCGACCGGATAGCCGTCGAGGATCCGGGCTGGGCCAACCTGCTGGATTTGATTGCCGCGCTGGGACTTTCGGTCGAGCCGGTACGGGTGGACGACGACGGGCCCCTGCTTGCCGATGTGGGGCGGGCGCTAAGCCGCGGGGTGCGCGCGCTGGTCATCACCACGCGCGCGCAGAACCCGACCGGCGCGGCGCTGTCCGCACAGCGCGCCGGCGAGCTGCGCGCGCTATTGACCGGCCGTGACGTTCTCGTGGTCGAGGATGACCATTGCGCCGGCATCTCCGGTGTGCCGCTGCATTCGCTGGCCGGGTCGAGCGGTCACTGGGCATTCGTGCGGTCGGCGTCGAAGGCGTATGGCCCCGATCTGCGGGTGGCCGTTCTCGCCGGAGATCAGCGGACCGTCGAGCGCGTGCACGGGCGACTTCGGCTGGGGCCGGGATGGGTGAGCCATCTACTGCAGGATCTCGCGGTCGGGTTGTGGTCCGACGACGCCGCCGAGCGTCTCATTCACCAAGCCGAGCAGCGCTACACCGACAACCGCACCCGGCTGTGTGCCGCGCTGGCCGACCGTGGGATTGCCGCTCACGGCCGGTCCGGACTCAACGTGTGGATCCCGGTGCCCGACGAGACGGTCGCGATCACCCGGCTGATCAATTCGGGATGGGCCACCGCGCCCGGTTCGCGGTTCCGGATCGCTACACAGGCCGGAATCCGGGTCACCATCGCCGATTTGGCCGAGGCCGAGATCGATCCGCTCGCGGAGTCGATCGCCGAGTCGATGCGCAGCGCGGGCCGTTCCAGCGTTTAG
- a CDS encoding pyridoxamine 5'-phosphate oxidase family protein encodes MYYYNSEGNPMDYRPTSRTTPTRYRERARYDRDTVHRILDEALTCHLGYLSAGRPVVLPTTHARLGETLYLHGSTGSRPMRSAGEGLPVCVTATLVDGLVLARSAFHHSLVYRSVMVLGDARLVDDPAEKSRALNGFLDHIAPGRAADCRAPNARELAATAVLALDLVEVSAKVRDGGPVDEPEDYPLAHWAGVVPLRLTAGAPIPAHDLDAATPVPDYLTSYSR; translated from the coding sequence ATGTACTATTACAATAGTGAAGGCAATCCGATGGACTATCGCCCCACGTCTCGCACGACGCCCACCCGCTACCGGGAACGCGCCCGCTACGACCGCGACACGGTCCATCGCATCCTGGACGAGGCCCTGACCTGTCACCTGGGCTACCTCAGCGCCGGCCGCCCGGTGGTGTTGCCGACCACGCACGCCCGCCTCGGCGAAACCCTCTACCTGCACGGGTCGACCGGGAGCCGGCCGATGCGCAGTGCCGGCGAGGGCCTGCCCGTGTGCGTCACCGCCACCCTGGTCGACGGGCTCGTGCTGGCCCGCTCGGCGTTCCACCATTCGCTGGTGTATCGCTCGGTGATGGTGCTCGGCGATGCCCGCCTCGTCGACGACCCGGCGGAAAAGTCGCGGGCGCTGAACGGATTTCTCGACCACATCGCGCCCGGACGGGCCGCCGACTGCCGGGCGCCGAATGCGCGCGAGCTCGCCGCGACCGCGGTGCTCGCCCTCGACCTGGTCGAGGTCTCGGCCAAGGTGCGCGACGGCGGGCCCGTCGACGAGCCGGAGGATTACCCGCTGGCCCACTGGGCCGGCGTGGTTCCGCTGCGTCTGACGGCCGGTGCACCGATACCGGCGCACGACCTCGATGCCGCTACCCCGGTGCCGGACTATCTGACGTCGTACTCGCGGTGA
- the ilvA gene encoding threonine ammonia-lyase — MSAEPTQSPNVSPLCAADIDSAAQRIAAVVTPTPLQYSDRLSAITGAQVYLKREDLQIVRSYKLRGAYNLLVQLSDAEIGAGVVCSSAGNHAQGFAYACRTLGVHGRVYVPAKTPKQKRDRIRYHGESFIELIVGGSTYDMAAEAALEDVKRTGATLVPPYDDPRTIAGQGTIAVEVLDQLDKLGFAEPDLVVVPVGGGGCIAGITTYLSERTTTTAVLGVEPAGAAAMMAALAAGEPVTLDHVDQFVDGAAVKRAGTLTHAALAAAGDMVSITTVDEGAVCTAMLDLYQNEGIIAEPAGALSVAGLLEADVEPGSTVVCLISGGNNDVSRYGEVLERSLVHLGLKHYFLVDFPQEPGALRRFLDDVLGPHDDITLFEYVKRNNRETGEALVGIQLGSSADLDDLLDRMRETEIHFETLQPGSPAYRYLLL, encoded by the coding sequence GTGTCCGCCGAACCGACCCAGAGCCCGAACGTGTCACCGCTGTGCGCGGCCGACATTGACAGCGCTGCTCAGCGGATCGCCGCGGTAGTCACTCCGACCCCGCTGCAGTACAGCGATCGACTGTCGGCGATCACCGGTGCGCAGGTTTACCTCAAGCGCGAAGACCTGCAGATTGTGCGTTCCTACAAGCTGCGCGGCGCGTACAACTTGCTGGTGCAACTGTCCGACGCGGAGATCGGCGCCGGCGTGGTGTGCTCCTCGGCCGGCAACCACGCGCAGGGCTTCGCGTACGCCTGCCGGACCCTCGGCGTGCACGGCCGGGTCTACGTACCGGCCAAAACGCCCAAGCAGAAGCGCGACCGGATCCGCTACCACGGGGAGAGCTTCATCGAGCTGATCGTGGGCGGATCGACCTACGACATGGCCGCCGAGGCGGCACTCGAGGATGTGAAGCGCACCGGTGCGACGCTGGTGCCGCCGTACGACGACCCGCGCACGATCGCCGGCCAGGGCACGATCGCCGTCGAGGTGCTGGACCAGCTGGACAAGCTTGGTTTCGCGGAGCCCGACCTGGTGGTGGTCCCGGTGGGTGGCGGTGGCTGCATCGCGGGCATCACGACCTACCTGTCCGAACGCACGACGACCACCGCGGTGCTGGGCGTCGAACCGGCCGGTGCCGCGGCGATGATGGCGGCGCTGGCCGCCGGCGAGCCGGTGACGCTCGACCATGTCGACCAGTTCGTCGACGGCGCCGCGGTGAAGCGGGCGGGAACGTTGACGCATGCCGCTCTGGCCGCCGCGGGCGACATGGTGTCGATCACGACGGTCGACGAGGGTGCCGTGTGCACCGCGATGCTGGACCTCTACCAGAACGAGGGCATCATCGCCGAGCCGGCGGGCGCCCTGTCCGTGGCCGGCCTGCTGGAAGCCGACGTCGAGCCCGGGTCCACCGTCGTGTGCCTCATCTCCGGCGGCAACAACGACGTGTCGCGCTACGGCGAGGTGCTCGAGCGCTCACTGGTCCACCTCGGCCTCAAGCACTACTTCCTGGTCGACTTCCCGCAGGAGCCCGGTGCGTTGCGCCGGTTCCTCGACGACGTGCTCGGGCCCCACGACGACATCACCCTGTTCGAGTACGTCAAGCGCAACAACCGCGAGACCGGCGAGGCGCTGGTCGGCATTCAGCTGGGTTCGTCGGCCGACCTGGACGACCTGCTGGACCGGATGCGCGAGACCGAGATCCACTTCGAGACGCTGCAGCCGGGCTCGCCGGCCTACCGCTATCTGCTGCTCTAG
- a CDS encoding nitroreductase family deazaflavin-dependent oxidoreductase produces the protein MPLEGEYAPSPWDWSREQADKYAESGGADAADMKGKPIILLMTIGAKTGKLRKTPLMRVEHDGEYAVVASLGGAPKNPVWYHNIVKNPRVELQDGSVTRDYDAREVFGDEKAVWWERAVAAWPDYAEYQTKTDRQIPVFVLTPVS, from the coding sequence ATGCCACTAGAAGGTGAATACGCCCCCAGCCCCTGGGATTGGTCCCGCGAACAAGCCGACAAGTACGCCGAATCCGGTGGAGCCGACGCAGCGGACATGAAGGGCAAGCCCATCATTCTGCTGATGACGATCGGCGCCAAGACCGGCAAGCTGCGCAAGACGCCGCTGATGCGCGTCGAGCACGACGGCGAGTACGCCGTGGTCGCCTCGCTCGGCGGCGCCCCGAAGAACCCGGTTTGGTACCACAACATCGTCAAGAACCCGCGGGTCGAGCTGCAGGACGGGTCGGTCACCCGTGACTACGACGCCCGCGAGGTGTTCGGGGACGAGAAGGCCGTGTGGTGGGAGCGTGCCGTGGCGGCCTGGCCGGACTACGCCGAGTACCAGACGAAGACCGATCGCCAGATTCCGGTGTTCGTGCTGACCCCGGTGAGCTGA